A section of the Candidatus Desulfarcum epimagneticum genome encodes:
- the paaK gene encoding Phenylacetate-coenzyme A ligase, giving the protein MTGTFMPSIENAEELRERQLKGLQWTVSHARAHSPFYRQKLDEKGVSGSDIRSLDDIRRLPFTVADDLREGYPLPFLSVPESEVVRIHASSGTTGKKKVLAYTQKDVDDWVHFFARCYEMAGVGQNDRVQIAVGYGIWTAGVGFQMGCEKLGAMALPIGPGNLEMQCRFLVDLQPTVMCCTASMGLLMAEEIEKRGLKDKIALKKMIFGSERSGDAMRGRIQSLLDLEDMFDITGMTELYGPGTGIDCHKHEGIHYWADYYILEILDPDTLEPVAPGETGEMVVTTLTKEAAPLIRYRTRDITRMIEAPCSCGSVLPMHDRILGRSDDMFIFRAVNIYPGQIDEILSRTPGISCEYQILLGRGDDGRDRMKLKVECREDADPSSYPQIAQNVCAAVKKNIMVSCDVEPVHCGCLPRSERKSARLFDNRE; this is encoded by the coding sequence ATGACCGGAACGTTTATGCCGTCCATTGAAAACGCGGAAGAGTTGCGCGAGCGCCAGCTGAAAGGGCTTCAGTGGACGGTGAGTCACGCCCGCGCCCATTCGCCCTTTTACCGTCAAAAACTGGATGAAAAAGGCGTCAGCGGAAGCGACATTCGATCTCTTGACGACATCAGACGCCTGCCGTTCACCGTCGCCGACGATCTCCGGGAGGGATATCCCCTGCCTTTTTTGTCGGTTCCGGAATCCGAAGTGGTCCGCATTCACGCCTCATCGGGCACCACCGGCAAGAAAAAAGTGCTGGCCTACACCCAAAAAGATGTGGACGACTGGGTTCATTTTTTCGCCCGGTGCTACGAGATGGCCGGCGTCGGCCAGAATGACCGGGTCCAGATCGCCGTGGGATACGGCATATGGACGGCGGGTGTGGGATTCCAGATGGGGTGCGAAAAGCTGGGGGCCATGGCCCTTCCCATCGGGCCGGGAAACCTGGAGATGCAATGCCGGTTCCTGGTGGATCTCCAGCCCACGGTCATGTGCTGCACCGCCTCCATGGGGCTTTTGATGGCCGAGGAGATTGAAAAAAGGGGTCTTAAAGACAAAATCGCTTTGAAAAAGATGATTTTCGGCTCCGAGAGAAGCGGGGACGCCATGCGGGGCCGGATTCAGAGCCTCCTGGACCTGGAAGACATGTTCGACATCACCGGCATGACCGAGCTGTACGGTCCCGGGACCGGCATCGACTGTCATAAACACGAGGGGATTCATTACTGGGCCGATTATTACATCCTGGAAATTTTAGATCCCGACACCCTGGAGCCGGTCGCGCCCGGCGAGACCGGGGAGATGGTGGTCACCACCCTGACCAAGGAGGCCGCGCCTTTGATCCGCTACCGCACCCGGGACATCACGCGGATGATCGAGGCGCCGTGCTCCTGCGGCAGCGTTCTGCCCATGCACGACCGGATACTGGGCCGCTCCGACGACATGTTCATCTTCAGGGCCGTGAACATCTACCCGGGCCAGATTGATGAGATTCTTTCCCGGACCCCGGGCATCAGCTGCGAGTACCAGATTCTTCTGGGCCGGGGCGACGACGGCCGGGACCGAATGAAGCTCAAGGTGGAGTGCCGGGAAGACGCCGACCCCTCCAGCTATCCGCAGATCGCCCAAAACGTGTGCGCGGCGGTGAAAAAAAACATCATGGTGTCGTGCGATGTCGAGCCCGTTCATTGCGGCTGCCTGCCCAGGTCCGAGCGCAAATCGGCGCGGCTGTTCGACAACCGGGAATAA
- a CDS encoding Hydantoinase: MRNQTSKFDPITLEILWRRMISIVDEADASVARTAFSSLLRDAHDYTCMFTDRAGRELAQGTFCTPGQAGAMALGVKKIIRSVPFSDYKEGDVFIVNDPWLLAGHLNDVCVISPIFFKGRPAAFTACVFHHSDIGGRVSSDNREVYEEGLFIPLIKLYDAGRLNREALELIRWNVRTPEESVGDIRSQVAANHVCAEKIVEMMTDEGLDTLDDLADEIIGRTEAGMRKSIAKIPDGVYPYEGVIEGAGDREDIAIRLSVDVKGSDIHVDFSGTSDQVGWGVNVALNFTYAYVFMAVKSAFDPDIPINEGSIRPIKVTAPEGSVVNCRFPAAVAARMQVGHFMTEMVFKALAEAAPDHIIAESGGTPAQTNIFYGKRNSGASFHTMVIRGGGLGAGRASDGHHCAIFPANGANTPVEILETDTPLIVKSRELLTDSGGPGKRRGGIGRKMVIRVPDDDAAPSSPTAAAVQAGRFRYPPAGIFNGRAGAKARFLKNGKNADPSGLTFFEPGDEMSFHSAGGGGCGDPLDRDPGDVERDILYEYVSLEGAERDYGVVIDPKTMKADLEATRTLRETRRKNRGI, encoded by the coding sequence ATGCGAAATCAAACATCCAAATTCGATCCCATCACCCTTGAGATTTTGTGGCGGCGGATGATCTCCATCGTGGACGAGGCCGACGCCTCGGTGGCCCGGACGGCCTTTTCCAGCCTGCTCCGGGACGCCCATGACTACACCTGCATGTTCACGGACCGCGCCGGCCGGGAGCTGGCCCAGGGGACCTTCTGCACGCCGGGCCAGGCCGGGGCCATGGCCCTGGGGGTGAAAAAGATCATCCGAAGCGTCCCTTTTTCGGACTATAAGGAGGGGGACGTGTTCATCGTCAACGATCCCTGGCTTCTGGCCGGGCATCTGAACGATGTGTGCGTGATCAGCCCCATTTTTTTCAAAGGCCGGCCCGCGGCCTTCACGGCCTGCGTGTTTCACCATTCGGACATCGGGGGCCGGGTGTCCTCGGACAACCGGGAGGTTTACGAGGAGGGGCTTTTCATCCCCCTGATCAAACTCTACGACGCGGGCCGGCTCAACCGGGAGGCCCTGGAGCTGATCCGGTGGAACGTCCGCACCCCGGAGGAGTCGGTGGGCGACATCCGGTCCCAGGTGGCGGCCAACCATGTCTGCGCGGAAAAAATCGTGGAGATGATGACGGACGAGGGCCTGGACACGCTGGACGACCTGGCCGATGAGATCATCGGGCGGACCGAGGCCGGCATGAGAAAGTCCATCGCCAAAATCCCGGACGGCGTTTATCCCTACGAGGGGGTCATCGAGGGCGCCGGGGACCGGGAGGACATCGCCATCCGGCTGAGCGTGGACGTGAAGGGAAGCGACATTCACGTGGATTTTTCAGGAACCTCCGACCAGGTGGGATGGGGGGTGAATGTGGCGCTTAATTTTACCTACGCCTACGTGTTTATGGCCGTCAAAAGCGCCTTTGACCCGGACATTCCCATCAACGAGGGCTCCATTCGGCCCATCAAAGTCACCGCGCCCGAAGGGTCCGTGGTCAACTGCCGGTTCCCGGCGGCGGTGGCGGCCCGCATGCAGGTGGGCCATTTCATGACGGAGATGGTGTTTAAAGCGCTGGCCGAAGCCGCGCCGGATCATATCATCGCGGAAAGCGGGGGGACCCCGGCCCAGACCAATATCTTTTATGGGAAACGAAACAGCGGCGCGTCCTTTCACACCATGGTGATCCGGGGCGGGGGCCTGGGGGCGGGAAGGGCCTCGGACGGCCATCACTGCGCCATTTTTCCGGCCAACGGCGCCAACACACCGGTGGAGATACTGGAGACCGACACCCCGCTCATTGTGAAATCCCGGGAGCTGTTGACCGATTCCGGCGGGCCCGGCAAACGCCGGGGGGGAATCGGGAGAAAAATGGTCATCCGGGTCCCGGACGATGACGCCGCCCCTTCGTCGCCCACGGCCGCGGCGGTCCAGGCCGGTCGTTTCCGCTACCCGCCGGCCGGCATTTTCAACGGCCGCGCCGGGGCCAAAGCCCGGTTTCTTAAAAACGGAAAAAACGCCGATCCAAGCGGATTGACCTTTTTCGAGCCCGGGGATGAGATGTCGTTTCACAGCGCCGGGGGAGGGGGGTGCGGCGATCCCCTTGACCGGGATCCCGGGGATGTGGAACGAGATATTTTGTATGAGTACGTGAGCCTTGAGGGGGCCGAAAGGGATTACGGGGTGGTCATTGATCCCAAAACCATGAAAGCCGACCTTGAGGCCACCCGAACGCTTAGGGAAACCAGAAGAAAAAACAGGGGGATTTAA
- a CDS encoding PD-(D/E)XK nuclease superfamily protein encodes MKKLSIGISDFRELREEDRYFVDKSLFIQDIIDEDARVVLLPRPRRFGKTLNLSMLRYFFEKTGEKDRIRTLFHGLSVEKEPVFEKHLCAYPVIHLSFKDVKSLQFEDALKTIKLLISKEFGRLGYLRQSEALTDIQKSRFDDILAMKAETHVFEASLGDLSQYLYHFHNKKPLILIDEYDTPIHVGHSEGYYKEIIAFFRSFLGAGLKDNPYIFKGVLTGILRVAKESIFSGINNLAVYTILREEYRERFGFSENEVSALMEACGAKDRMEDVRRWYDGYLFGGKTVYNPWSILNFASSKDKVCRPYWANTSSNDLIKSLVKGAPHAVREGIQDILNDVPVESRIEENIVFEDLPKDEVAVYNFFLFCGYLKAFDPKRVDHEDHRSLLAPNLEVRQIFKHAVMKWINESYESHKLKEMLKAVTTGDAGVFETLLGDFVAETLSYFDTAGKNVEKVYQAFILGLLVNLAADYEIASEKESGFGRYDISVIPKDPDKTALILELKTIRPGETKDEALESAVSQIEERKYETALIQRGIQDIRKWGVVFDGKRVWVRG; translated from the coding sequence ATGAAAAAACTCTCCATCGGCATAAGCGACTTCAGGGAACTCAGGGAAGAGGACCGTTATTTTGTCGACAAGTCTTTATTCATCCAAGACATCATCGATGAAGACGCGCGGGTGGTTCTGCTGCCTCGCCCCAGGAGATTCGGAAAGACCCTGAACCTTTCCATGCTGAGATATTTTTTTGAAAAAACAGGTGAAAAGGACCGGATCAGAACACTTTTTCATGGTCTTTCAGTGGAAAAAGAGCCTGTGTTTGAAAAACATCTTTGCGCATATCCCGTGATCCACTTGAGTTTTAAAGATGTCAAATCGCTTCAGTTTGAAGACGCGTTAAAAACCATCAAACTGCTCATTTCAAAAGAATTCGGACGGCTTGGATATCTGCGGCAAAGCGAGGCTCTCACCGATATCCAGAAAAGCAGATTTGATGATATATTGGCCATGAAGGCGGAGACGCATGTTTTTGAGGCAAGCCTGGGCGACCTGTCTCAATACCTTTATCATTTCCATAACAAAAAGCCCCTGATTTTAATAGACGAATACGACACCCCCATCCATGTGGGGCACAGCGAGGGCTATTACAAAGAGATCATCGCCTTTTTCAGAAGTTTCCTGGGGGCGGGGCTCAAGGACAATCCGTATATTTTCAAAGGGGTTTTGACCGGCATCCTGCGGGTGGCCAAAGAGTCCATTTTTTCGGGCATCAACAACCTGGCGGTTTACACCATTTTGAGAGAGGAATACCGGGAGCGCTTCGGCTTTTCCGAAAACGAAGTGTCGGCGCTTATGGAAGCCTGCGGGGCGAAGGACCGGATGGAGGATGTGAGACGCTGGTATGACGGATACCTGTTCGGGGGAAAGACCGTTTACAATCCGTGGTCCATCCTGAATTTCGCCTCCAGCAAGGACAAAGTCTGCCGTCCTTACTGGGCCAACACATCCTCCAACGACCTGATCAAGTCCCTTGTCAAAGGCGCGCCCCATGCGGTGAGGGAAGGGATTCAGGATATTTTAAACGATGTCCCTGTGGAGTCGAGGATCGAGGAAAACATTGTCTTTGAGGATTTGCCGAAAGACGAGGTGGCCGTTTACAATTTTTTTCTTTTTTGCGGGTACCTGAAAGCCTTTGACCCGAAACGCGTGGATCATGAGGACCACCGCAGCCTTCTGGCCCCCAACCTTGAGGTGAGGCAGATTTTTAAACACGCCGTGATGAAATGGATCAACGAGTCCTATGAGAGCCACAAACTCAAAGAAATGCTGAAAGCCGTGACCACGGGCGACGCCGGGGTCTTTGAGACCCTCCTGGGGGATTTTGTCGCCGAGACCCTGTCTTATTTCGACACGGCCGGAAAAAATGTGGAAAAGGTGTATCAGGCGTTTATCCTGGGGCTTTTGGTGAATCTGGCGGCGGATTATGAGATCGCGTCGGAAAAGGAGTCCGGATTTGGGAGATATGACATCTCCGTCATTCCAAAGGACCCGGACAAAACGGCGCTGATCCTGGAGCTGAAAACCATTCGTCCCGGCGAGACAAAGGACGAGGCCCTTGAAAGCGCCGTTTCGCAGATTGAGGAAAGAAAGTATGAGACGGCCCTTATCCAAAGAGGGATTCAAGACATTCGGAAATGGGGCGTGGTGTTTGACGGCAAACGGGTCTGGGTCAGGGGCTGA
- a CDS encoding membrane hypothetical protein (Evidence 5 : Unknown function): MGLLRDIVRDGVGILFPGGFLVFFILWAFSGLILLFFSLNVFSIILKLNSFLTFSAFLIFSYIAGQSLRLKRLDDLEKKSVTAFRKKRIKRIKNDDGKKAKIKAIHGSFKIDSPVEEYNNLFRRHFKVINDQYYARKITTEEYKLKLHNHFKIFNFWEKFPYPLRVTEARLRKQTQDYIDFFEKYDREGIMSHSAFFNFCKSVIFESSSSFKEEMRGQESLVRLFAGVFYAIKYSFILNLLVIFVFICIFFAKILDFEYFSLVYRNVGNSIIIFFLLTVFVLIIFRYLDWEIKKQLRFMRLKEVHLAFDGFYIISKKTKINY, translated from the coding sequence ATGGGATTGCTTAGAGACATAGTGAGAGACGGTGTCGGCATTCTATTCCCTGGGGGGTTCTTAGTCTTTTTTATACTTTGGGCCTTTTCGGGGCTTATTCTACTTTTCTTTTCACTCAATGTATTTTCTATTATTTTGAAATTGAACAGCTTTTTGACCTTTTCGGCGTTTCTGATATTTAGCTACATCGCAGGCCAATCTTTAAGATTAAAACGACTCGATGATTTAGAAAAAAAGTCTGTAACCGCATTCCGGAAGAAAAGAATAAAAAGAATAAAAAACGATGATGGGAAAAAGGCAAAAATTAAGGCTATACACGGTTCTTTTAAAATCGACAGTCCCGTAGAAGAATACAATAATCTTTTCAGAAGACATTTTAAAGTGATTAATGATCAATATTACGCAAGAAAGATTACAACTGAAGAATACAAATTAAAACTTCATAATCATTTCAAAATATTTAATTTTTGGGAAAAATTTCCTTATCCACTTCGAGTGACGGAAGCAAGGTTGAGAAAACAAACCCAAGATTATATTGATTTTTTTGAAAAATACGATCGAGAAGGGATAATGAGCCATTCAGCATTCTTCAATTTTTGCAAATCGGTAATCTTCGAAAGCAGTTCTTCATTCAAAGAAGAGATGCGCGGCCAAGAGTCTCTTGTTCGATTGTTTGCCGGCGTATTTTATGCAATTAAATATAGCTTTATCCTTAACCTTCTGGTTATATTCGTTTTTATTTGTATCTTTTTTGCGAAAATTTTGGATTTTGAATACTTTTCACTTGTTTACAGAAACGTCGGAAATTCAATCATCATCTTTTTTTTATTGACGGTATTTGTGTTGATTATATTTCGATATTTAGACTGGGAAATTAAAAAACAACTTAGGTTTATGAGACTTAAAGAGGTGCATTTAGCTTTTGATGGGTTTTATATTATAAGCAAGAAAACAAAAATAAACTACTAA
- a CDS encoding conserved hypothetical protein (Evidence 4 : Unknown function but conserved in other organisms) — protein sequence MVEKSVIASVKNYLKELEKIGSPAQFGVLFGSFAQNAQDQWSDIDLMVISPVYDEEYGREEVNILWRAAARVDSRIEPVPIGSKRWMTDDESPIIEAARRQGVRIDP from the coding sequence ATGGTTGAAAAATCAGTTATAGCCTCAGTGAAAAATTATCTGAAAGAGCTTGAAAAGATCGGGTCCCCGGCTCAATTTGGGGTTTTGTTCGGCTCATTTGCCCAAAACGCCCAGGATCAATGGAGCGACATCGATTTAATGGTCATATCGCCTGTCTATGATGAGGAATACGGCCGCGAAGAGGTCAATATTTTGTGGAGAGCGGCGGCCCGGGTTGACAGCCGGATTGAGCCCGTTCCCATTGGATCAAAACGATGGATGACGGATGATGAGAGTCCGATCATAGAGGCGGCGCGGCGCCAGGGCGTTAGAATTGATCCGTAA
- a CDS encoding conserved hypothetical protein (Evidence 4 : Unknown function but conserved in other organisms), with protein MINIDKHISFWRKGAEEDWDVANQLVKSGKIRHGLFFLHLTLEKILKAHICADSQDIAPKTHNLVRLGEWSKLSLDPEQIDFLAEMNPFNIEGRYPEVWGAPPSREEARHLIKQAGELFEWLKNQL; from the coding sequence ATGATAAATATTGACAAACATATCTCATTTTGGCGAAAAGGGGCTGAAGAGGATTGGGATGTCGCCAATCAGCTTGTAAAATCCGGTAAAATTCGTCATGGGCTTTTCTTCCTTCATTTAACGCTGGAAAAAATATTGAAAGCCCACATCTGCGCCGATTCACAGGATATTGCTCCCAAAACCCACAACCTTGTCCGTCTTGGGGAATGGTCAAAACTTTCTTTGGATCCGGAACAGATTGATTTCTTGGCTGAAATGAATCCGTTTAACATCGAGGGGCGCTATCCCGAAGTTTGGGGCGCGCCTCCATCGCGGGAAGAAGCCCGTCACCTTATCAAACAGGCGGGAGAACTTTTTGAATGGTTGAAAAATCAGTTATAG
- a CDS encoding Nucleotidyltransferase: MLRFPDEVKKKIDLYIKTLNENNVPIKEAILFGSYARGDYHQWSDIDIALVSDIFVGDRMDDKDKIRRVTLSVGSEIEVLPFSPRDFNLKNPLVREIIQTGIRLV, translated from the coding sequence ATGCTTCGATTCCCTGATGAGGTAAAGAAAAAAATAGACCTCTACATTAAAACGTTGAATGAAAACAATGTGCCGATCAAGGAGGCGATCCTTTTCGGCAGCTACGCCAGGGGCGATTATCATCAATGGAGCGACATTGACATCGCCCTGGTTTCCGATATATTTGTCGGCGACAGAATGGATGACAAAGACAAAATAAGACGCGTGACACTGTCTGTGGGAAGTGAAATAGAAGTTCTGCCGTTTTCGCCTCGTGATTTTAATTTAAAAAATCCGCTGGTCAGGGAGATCATCCAGACCGGAATCAGGCTTGTGTGA
- a CDS encoding Hydantoinase, producing the protein MPGKGRYRLGCDIGGTFTDFVLLDVETGRITAAKCLTTPNDPSEAVRRGIAELAEKAGEFIPETSEIIHGTTLVINAIIERKGAKTGLVTTKGFRDVLELGREIRYDAYDIFAQYPEPLSPRFLRLEVDERVRSDGKVLKSLDPKDVSAVLAELKKRGVESLAVCLIHSYENPVHEFEIKKIAESEHPGLFVSISFEALPQVKEYERASTTVANAYVKPITSGYLERLSSGLRSLGFSGKLFIMLSSGGITSVETAIEFPVRIIESGPTAAVTASCFYGRMLGVKEMFCFDMGGTTAKSCLIRKGEAGLVSTFEVGRVQRFKKGSGLPIQVPVVDLMEIGAGGGSVAKISKMGLLQVGPESAGADPGPACYGLGGENPTVTDADLALGYLDPDFFLGGEMPLDKSASEKAIADKIADPLQTSMVAAAFGIHDLINETMAAAAKTHIAEKGGSPAAVTLSAFGGAGPVHAYGLAKKIGASRILVPPLAGVGSALGFFTAPVAFDLSRSHRAVLEEADFAEIEALFRSLEKEGAQILKSAGKHEVIYDRSIMMRFSGQGSETDISIETKPFEKWTREEVRGMFDSEYKRLYGRTYPENKVEFVTFKVRARLPENPFSMPDLGPGSGNIQDCLKGTRWAFSILKKDFTPFAVYDRPALFPGARIDGPAIIEERESTIVIGEDARASVDAYGFVWMDIEG; encoded by the coding sequence GTGCCGGGAAAAGGCAGATACCGCCTGGGATGCGACATAGGGGGAACATTTACGGATTTTGTCCTGCTTGACGTTGAGACGGGCCGAATCACCGCCGCCAAATGCCTCACCACTCCAAACGATCCGTCCGAAGCCGTCCGAAGGGGCATTGCCGAGCTGGCTGAAAAAGCGGGCGAATTTATTCCCGAGACGTCGGAGATCATCCACGGGACCACCCTGGTCATCAACGCCATCATTGAAAGAAAAGGCGCGAAAACAGGGCTTGTGACCACCAAAGGATTCCGGGATGTCCTGGAGCTGGGTCGGGAAATCCGTTATGACGCCTACGACATCTTCGCCCAGTACCCCGAGCCCCTTTCCCCCCGTTTCCTCCGCCTGGAGGTGGATGAGCGGGTCCGAAGCGACGGAAAAGTCCTGAAGAGCCTGGACCCGAAGGACGTTTCGGCGGTCCTGGCCGAGCTGAAAAAAAGGGGCGTGGAATCTTTGGCCGTGTGCCTGATTCATTCCTACGAAAACCCGGTCCATGAGTTTGAGATCAAAAAAATCGCGGAATCCGAACATCCCGGCCTTTTTGTCTCCATCTCCTTTGAGGCCCTGCCCCAGGTCAAGGAGTATGAGCGCGCCTCCACCACCGTGGCCAACGCCTATGTGAAACCCATCACCTCCGGGTACCTTGAAAGGCTCTCCTCCGGTTTGCGGTCCCTGGGCTTTTCGGGAAAACTGTTCATCATGCTCTCATCCGGGGGCATCACCTCCGTTGAGACCGCCATTGAGTTCCCGGTGAGAATCATCGAGTCGGGGCCCACCGCCGCTGTGACCGCCTCCTGTTTTTACGGGAGGATGCTGGGCGTCAAGGAGATGTTCTGCTTCGACATGGGCGGCACCACGGCGAAGTCCTGCCTGATTCGAAAAGGGGAGGCCGGCCTGGTGTCCACCTTTGAGGTGGGCCGGGTTCAGCGTTTTAAAAAAGGCAGCGGCCTGCCCATCCAGGTGCCGGTGGTGGACCTGATGGAAATCGGAGCCGGCGGGGGCAGCGTCGCCAAAATCAGCAAAATGGGGCTCTTGCAGGTGGGGCCTGAAAGCGCGGGCGCCGATCCGGGACCGGCCTGCTACGGCCTTGGCGGGGAAAACCCCACCGTGACCGACGCCGACCTGGCCCTGGGCTACCTGGACCCCGATTTTTTTCTCGGCGGCGAGATGCCTTTGGATAAATCGGCCTCGGAAAAGGCCATCGCGGACAAGATCGCCGACCCCCTTCAAACCTCCATGGTCGCCGCGGCTTTCGGGATTCATGATCTCATCAACGAAACCATGGCCGCCGCCGCCAAAACCCACATCGCCGAAAAAGGGGGCAGCCCGGCCGCCGTCACCCTGTCGGCCTTCGGCGGGGCCGGGCCGGTCCACGCCTACGGTCTGGCCAAAAAGATCGGCGCCTCCCGGATACTGGTCCCTCCCCTGGCCGGGGTGGGGTCGGCGCTGGGTTTTTTCACCGCGCCGGTGGCCTTTGATCTTTCCAGGAGCCACCGGGCTGTTCTGGAAGAGGCGGACTTCGCCGAAATCGAGGCGCTTTTCCGGTCCCTTGAGAAAGAGGGCGCCCAGATACTGAAAAGCGCCGGCAAACATGAGGTCATCTATGACCGCTCCATCATGATGCGGTTCTCCGGCCAGGGGTCTGAGACGGATATCTCCATTGAGACAAAGCCCTTTGAGAAATGGACCCGTGAGGAGGTCCGGGGCATGTTCGACTCCGAATACAAACGCCTCTACGGCCGGACCTATCCGGAAAACAAGGTGGAGTTCGTCACCTTCAAGGTTCGGGCCCGTTTGCCTGAAAACCCCTTCAGCATGCCCGATCTCGGGCCCGGGTCCGGGAATATTCAGGATTGCCTGAAAGGAACCCGGTGGGCCTTTTCCATTTTGAAAAAGGACTTCACGCCCTTTGCCGTGTATGACCGCCCGGCCCTTTTCCCGGGCGCGCGCATCGACGGCCCGGCCATCATCGAGGAAAGGGAGTCCACCATCGTCATCGGCGAGGACGCCCGCGCCTCGGTGGACGCATACGGGTTTGTGTGGATGGATATCGAGGGGTGA
- a CDS encoding Acyl-CoA dehydrogenase, whose translation MRSDHQTLIRKSMARFVDQELIPKAAEIDEKGEFPIDMFKKIAEMGVFGIRYPVKKGGSGGSTTLYCVICEELARGLMSMAAVTAMQCLMGTNFLFKFGTDQMREDYFIPAMKGEKIACFCLTEPEAGSDLGAVSTLAEETDGGYRINGMKTWVTNGPVADFFTVLCQTDPKKKFRGLNFFFIPRQTPGVSVSPPFQTVGTRSTEISEIAFSDVLIPKEHRLGNEGQGLDNLMSILAEIRTMTASLAIGLQRAALADSIQYAQERAQFGKTIGKYQLIQAKIGDMATQLEASRLMTYRAAEMVDNKIPCLKEASMAKYFATEAACKAADEATRILGAYGYSMEYPVQRYYRDNRFLLYGGGAHEILRTNIARWSGL comes from the coding sequence ATGCGATCCGATCATCAAACCCTGATCCGAAAAAGCATGGCCCGCTTTGTGGACCAGGAGCTGATCCCCAAGGCCGCCGAAATCGATGAAAAAGGCGAGTTCCCCATTGACATGTTCAAAAAAATCGCCGAGATGGGGGTTTTCGGGATTCGCTACCCGGTCAAAAAAGGCGGAAGCGGGGGCAGCACGACCCTTTACTGCGTGATCTGCGAGGAGCTGGCCCGGGGGCTCATGAGCATGGCCGCCGTCACCGCCATGCAGTGCCTGATGGGCACCAATTTTCTGTTTAAGTTCGGCACGGACCAGATGCGCGAAGACTATTTTATCCCGGCCATGAAGGGGGAAAAGATCGCCTGTTTCTGCCTCACCGAGCCCGAGGCCGGATCAGACCTGGGCGCCGTGTCCACCCTGGCCGAGGAAACCGACGGCGGCTACCGGATCAACGGCATGAAGACATGGGTCACCAACGGCCCTGTGGCGGATTTTTTCACCGTTTTGTGCCAGACCGACCCCAAAAAGAAATTCAGGGGGCTGAACTTTTTTTTCATTCCCAGGCAGACCCCGGGCGTGTCCGTCAGCCCCCCCTTTCAGACGGTGGGCACCCGCTCCACCGAGATATCGGAAATCGCCTTTTCCGACGTTCTCATTCCCAAAGAGCATCGCCTGGGAAACGAGGGCCAGGGGCTGGACAACCTCATGTCCATACTGGCGGAAATCCGGACCATGACCGCCTCTCTGGCCATCGGCCTTCAGCGGGCGGCCCTGGCCGATTCCATCCAGTACGCCCAGGAGCGGGCCCAGTTCGGAAAGACCATCGGCAAATACCAGCTCATCCAGGCCAAAATCGGCGACATGGCCACCCAGCTGGAGGCCTCCCGTCTTATGACCTACCGGGCGGCCGAGATGGTCGACAACAAAATACCGTGCTTAAAGGAGGCGTCCATGGCCAAGTACTTCGCCACCGAGGCCGCCTGCAAGGCCGCCGACGAGGCCACCCGGATACTGGGCGCCTACGGCTACTCCATGGAATACCCGGTCCAGCGCTACTACCGGGACAACCGGTTTCTGCTCTACGGCGGCGGCGCCCATGAGATTTTACGGACCAATATCGCCAGGTGGTCGGGGCTCTAA